A genome region from Tolypothrix sp. PCC 7712 includes the following:
- a CDS encoding CoB--CoM heterodisulfide reductase iron-sulfur subunit B family protein, translating to MLSQSLKYAYFPGCVAQGACRELYQSTQALTRALGIELIELKKAACCGSGTFKEDSQLLEDTVNARNIALAEELNLPLLTHCSTCQGVIGHVDERLKECQTKNPAYIEQVNGLLAKEGCLPYRGNTEVKHLLYALVTDYGLAEITKRVTRKLSGLKCAAFYGCYLLRAQKSMPYDDPFNPEAMENVFRAVGAEPVYYRGRTQCCGWPLSSYATTESFQMAGKHIQDALAAGADCMVTPCPLCHLNLDSRQPEVEKVIEKKLGLPVLHLPQLIALALGVSPQELGLDKHIVSTKPVLEKLGF from the coding sequence ATGCTATCTCAAAGTCTAAAATACGCTTACTTTCCTGGTTGTGTTGCTCAAGGTGCTTGTCGGGAACTGTACCAATCAACTCAAGCTTTAACCAGGGCTTTAGGTATTGAATTAATTGAACTGAAAAAAGCCGCTTGCTGTGGTTCGGGTACTTTTAAAGAAGATTCCCAACTGTTAGAAGATACAGTTAATGCGCGCAATATTGCTTTAGCTGAAGAGTTGAATTTACCTTTACTAACTCATTGCAGCACTTGCCAAGGTGTCATCGGTCATGTTGATGAACGGCTCAAAGAATGTCAGACCAAAAATCCAGCATATATTGAGCAAGTGAATGGATTATTGGCAAAAGAAGGCTGTTTACCTTATCGCGGTAATACAGAAGTTAAACATCTGCTTTATGCCTTAGTCACAGATTACGGTTTAGCAGAGATTACCAAACGCGTTACCCGCAAGTTGAGTGGGCTAAAATGTGCGGCGTTTTATGGTTGCTATCTCCTCCGCGCCCAAAAATCCATGCCTTATGATGACCCCTTTAACCCAGAAGCGATGGAAAATGTGTTTCGGGCTGTAGGTGCAGAACCAGTTTATTACCGAGGACGCACACAATGTTGTGGCTGGCCTTTATCTAGTTACGCCACTACCGAATCTTTTCAAATGGCGGGGAAACATATTCAAGATGCTTTGGCGGCTGGTGCTGATTGTATGGTTACCCCTTGTCCTTTGTGTCATTTAAATTTAGACTCTCGTCAGCCAGAAGTAGAAAAGGTAATTGAAAAGAAGCTGGGTTTGCCAGTATTACATTTACCGCAATTAATTGCTTTGGCGTTAGGCGTTAGTCCTCAAGAATTGGGTTTAGATAAACATATTGTTTCGACAAAGCCAGTTTTGGAGAAATTAGGGTTTTAG